The segment AAATGATGATGAGTAAATAGGTCTTAGCATACATGTGTAACACTTCTGATCACATATCTCATGCACCATTAATTCcagggtattcatacaaaagCAAAGGCAAGAAACTCAAAAGAGATGGCATCGCCTTGGCTTTCAACTTGGAAGGGCTTCTAGGCGAGAAGGCAGTGGGTATCTACCTTGACGATTCTTTTAATTTCAAATGCAAGTTACCAACCGAAAGTCAAAACATGACATCGCCAGAATGCTTCCAAGACCACAATGCGAAGAAAGAGGGATTTCtacgggaaaaaaaaaaagagggacgaATTATTTCCCAAGAACAAAAATATTCTGTATATAATCAACCAACTAAATCCCAAGAGCCCAAATctgaatgaatttttttttcttgttaattTCAACAACTACTAAttcaaatattaatatatctCTTGAGAGCATAGAGTCCATATATAAAATGCAAGCTCTGTTTGTACAAAGCTCTCTATTTATCACGTGCACGTCtatattaaataatattattaataaagccttttattttaaataataagcAGGGCTcctatttaataatttttttatcaaaatatgacaataaaatataataagaaGTTTTAGTTTTTTAGTTTACTAAATTGTATAAGTTTTTCATTAGTGTTAtgaaattaatacataaattaatGAAATTATTAATAACTATATTTGTAAAGAAACCTCAAGGGGTTCTGTCCGAAAATAGGGGAGATGAGGAGAAAAGAAGCACAGTTTTATTTCTTATGAATCGAATTCAGCTTCTTCACTTACATGATAGGATCTATTTATAATAACTCATCAACTAAATAACTAACTAACAGAAAAGCTAACAGTCTAACTGAGATTAGTTAAATCAGTTATTTGGTAGTTCTTCCAATTGCTCTGTTCTTGAAGTGAAGAAGCTTCTTCTGGGTCAAGGCTGAAAGCCGACTATGTGGGCACGTTTCAACACTCCCCCTCAAGATGGAGAGTACAAATTATGTACGCCCATCTTGCGTATCAGAGTGTGAAATTTGCTTGTTCCGAGTGCTTTAGTTAGCAGGTCAGCAATCTGCATAGTGCCCGATACATGAAGAGTTCGGATGATCCCCAGTTGAATTTTATCTCTCACTATATGACAGTCaatttcaatgtgtttagttctttcaTGGAATACTGGATTTGCAGCAATGTGTAATGCTGCTTGGTTATCACAAAACAACAGTGCTGGTTTCGTGTGTTGCATAtccaaatcattaagaagatgtAATAACCATTGAACTTCACAGCACATAGAAACCATGGATCGGTATTCGGCCTCAGCAGAGGACTAGAAAACAGTATGTTGCTTCTTCGACTTCCATGAAATAAGGGAATCTCCAAGAAAGATGCAAAAGCCAGTGACTGAACGGCACGTATCCTGGCAAGCTGCCCAATCTGCATCACAaaatgttttcaagtgatcctCGGAATGTGATGGGAGAAATAGGGCTTGCCCTGGTGTGGCTTTTAAGTATCTCAATACTCTATATGCAGCTTCCAGGTGTGGCTGCCTAGGTGAATCCATGAACTGACTGAGAACTTGCATGGAGCAACTTAGATCGGGCCTTGTTATGGTGAAATACAATAGCCTGCCTATCAGCCTTCTATAAACTGTAGGATCCTCAAGCAACTGCCCTTCAAACCTACTCAATTTCAAATTCTGCATCATGGGACATTTCACTGGCTTTGAGCTGAGGTAACTAGCATCTTCCAAAATCTTTAAGGCATACTTTTGTTGGCTTATGGAGATTCCTTTGGAACTTCTAGCTATCTCAAGACCGaggaagaatttcagagttccTAGATCTTTGAGCTTGAACCTTGCATCAAGAATTCTCTTGAGATCATTTATATATGTGAGATCATTCCTTGCAAGTattatgtcatcaacatatacaAGGATTGCAGTGTAGGAACACCCATTCTTTCTCACAAATAATGAATAATCAGCCTTAGACCGAGTAAAACCATGAAACATGATGAAGGTAGAGAGTTTGGCAAACCATTATCTTGaggcttgcttcaatccatagaTGGATTTGTTTAGGCGGCACACCATCTGCCTTCCTTTCTCCTCCTGAAGCTCATATCCAGGAGGTAAATTCATATATACTTCTTCATTCAAATCCCCATGCAAAAATGCATTGTTAACATCGAGCTGATGCAAATGCCAATTTTTAATTGCTGCAACTGCTAACATAGTCTTAACGGTAACCATCTTAGCAACCGGGGAGAAGGTGTCTTGATAATCTAGGCTAGCTTGTTGAGTATACCCTTTTGCAACTAACCtggtttctttctttcctcagtCCCATATGCTTTGAACTTTGTTTTATATACCCATTTACAATCCACTGGTTTCTTTCCTTCCGGCAGTGGAGTGATGGTCTAAGTTTGATTGTCATTCAGCACCTTTAATTCCTTTTCCATTGCATCACACCACTCAGGATACATAGAAGCCACTGCATAGTTCTTTAGATCAACTGATGATGAAATGGATAGAGTGAAGGCATGGTGAGATGGAGAAAGCCTTGTGTAGTTCAAAAAGGGTGAGATGTCATAAGGTTTTCTAGAATTGCATGGGACCTCTGCTGATTTTGGAGTGAGTGAAGATGAGGATTTGAAGAGGCCAAATTGCAATGGTACTCATTGAGGTAAGTAGGAGGCTGCTTAATCCTAGAAGATCTTCTAAGGTGCTGAGTAGGAGAAGGGTTGGGCAGTGGCACAGTTTTTGAAAGAGGTGAGGGATTGAGCCTAGAAGATCTTCGAAGAGGTTGAATCTTAGTAGGCTGACTTGGCATTACTGGTGCAAGAGGGAGTGAAGGAGAAAGAGGGAAACAAATTGACTTATGGGGTGTGCCATCATGCATGCCAGTGGGTGTGCCACTTGAAGCAAATTCTTCAATAGAGGGTGCAGCAATGGTATTAGGTCTAATTGGATATGAGTATTTAGGGACAACAATAGATGAGGAAAGAAATATGGTGTCACAAGATTGAAACGGCTTCTGCAATGTAGGAGAAACTATatgttgaaaagaaaattcagattcaTGAAACACTACATCCCGGGAAATAAATGTTTGTTTAGATTAAATGTTATATAGCTTATAGCCCTTTATGCCATGGGGGTAGCCAATAAAAATACATTGTTTAGCTCTTGGATCGAGCTTAGACCTATGTCTTTTTAGAGTGGAAGCATAACATAGGCAACCAAACACCCTTAAGTGCTTGTAAGAGGGTCTTGAGGAGAATAACATCTCATAAGGGGATTTACCAGACAATTTTGGAGTTGGTATTATATTGATTAGGTACACTACTGTTAAAACACACTCTCCCTAGaatttcaaaggaaaatttgACTGAAATCATAATGCTCTAGCTACATTAAGTATATATTGATGCTTTCTCTCaatcactccattttgttgagggGTATCAACACAACTAACTTGATGGATAATTCCTTTTGAGTTATAgaaatctttcatatcaaactccTTACCATTATCAGATCTAATCATCTTAATCTTGTCTGAAAACTGAACCTCAATTAAAACGTAGAAGGACCTAATGATGTCTCTAGTTTGTGCCTTAGATTGCATGAGGTAAACCCAAGTAGCTCTACTATAATCATCCACAATGGTAAAAAGGTATCTTGAACCATCAAGGGAAGTTGTGGAAAAAGGTCCCCATATGTCACAGTGTACCAATTCAAAAACCGAATTTGAAACATGATTAGTATGAGAAAAATTCATTCTCTGCTATTTAGCAATAGGGCAAATGCTACAATGGTTGTTCAAGCAAACATTTATCTTAGGAACAGATTTGCTCAACAAACTAAGACGTGGGAAGGAAAGGTGTCCTAATCGGCGATGCCAAAGATCAAACTCATGGGAACTAACAACAGCAGATAAGCTTGACATGAAGAGGAGGATTTTGACAATGAAGAGTTCAGAGTACCAGCAGCAGTTTGGATTTCATTCAATTGAAGATGATATAATCCATCTTCAAGCTTCCCCATTCAATCGTCCTCCAATTCAATAGGTCCTGTATGAAGCAAGATGCAGATATGAACATCAAACAACAGTGGTTGGAAGCTATAAGTTTGTTGGCTGAAATGAGGTTGAATGAGAACTTAGGAACACAAAGCACATCTATTAATGTGAGAAACTTCGAAATTTTAACCTTTCCCACATGTGTTGCAGGAGTTCGTTCTCCGGTAGGGAGCTTCACAGTGGCATTGATGCTAGCTTTGATTGTAGAAAAATGGAAGATAAAGCATACCATGTGGTCTGTTGCTCCAGTATCTATGATCCAAGGAACACGGCTTTGGTTTGGAGCAAGAGCATTCATCAGACAAGCTGAATTACCTGAGAAATTGTGAATGGGTGATGATCGGGCATTTTTGGTTGTCATTTGAAGGCGCATCCTTTATAGCAGCAGTCATTCCGGAAGACTACATTTGGATAGAAGGACTGAGAGTATCTTCTGACACTGATCCGGAGTGATGGTGAGCTTAGAGAGATGATATGAGAGATGTGGAACTATGACACTAGAGATCTGATTAGCTGTAGGGGCTTTTTCTTTTGTGAAGTTAAAACCGATGGAAAACCATGAAGTCTATAACACTTATCCTTTATGTGGCCTGATTTTCCACAATGGTTGCATATGGATCTTTCTTTCCTGCGAAGTTGTCCCATAGCATTTTGCTTTTGAATAGGTTTTGGATTGGAAGAAGGGTGATCATTGGGAACTAACCTGTCATAGGTCTTACTAGCGAATGCAGCAACCTCAGGGCTTTGAACTATGGCAACGATCTCACGTTGCCTTTCTTCTTGCAGTATGAGTGCAAATACCTTGTTGACTGGCAATAGAGGGTCCATCAAAATGATTTGCCCACGTACATTTGAGTAGGAGTCATCTAACCCCATCAGGAATTGGATGACTTGTTCTTCGGATTGGTACTCTTGTTGTTGACGAGGTCTGAAATTCGCTAACTCTTCCCATAGTCCCTTCAAGTGGGTGAAATAGGAGATCACACTCCCATGATTCTAGAAAAAAGAGGAGATCATCTTATGCAATTGGTAAATTCTTGGGCCATTGCTTTGGCCGAATCTTTCTTTCGGATCGAGCCAGATTTCTCTAGCTGTTTCCATGTAGATCACACTGGTGCTCATCTCCTTTGGAATGGAATTTAGCATCCATGCAGAAACTACCATGTTGCATCTCCTCCAAGCTACATGGTGTGGATCATTCAGTGGGGGTCAGGAGATACTTCCATCAACGAACCCTTCCTTGTTCTTGACACTCAGGGCCACGATCATCGACCTGCTCCAAGTGGAATAGTTTTTCTCATTCAAAACCAGAGAGATAAGCTACAAACCTATGCTGTCACCATGATGTAGAAAGTATAGGCTTGCCGGGTCTTCAACCACGCTTAGAACTGGCGACGGCACCAAGCTAGTATTGCTGTAGATGGAGACACCCATGGGAAGACACCTtcaaagctctgataccatgtaaaGAAACCTCAAGGGGTTCTATCCGAAAACAGGGGAGATGAGGAGAAAAGAAGCACAATCTTATTTCTTATGAATCGAATTCAGCTTCTTTACTTACATGATAGGATCTATTTATAATAACTCATCAACTAAATAACTAACTAACAGAAAAGCTAACAATCTAACCGAGATTGGTTAAATCAGTTATTTGGTAGTTCCTCCAGTTGCTCTGTTCTTGAAGTGAAGAAGCTTCTTCCGGGTCAAGGTTGAAAGCCGACTACGTGGGCACGTTTCAACAATATATGCTAATGTGTgcttatattaataaaaataatttttattagtACTATGCCTTGCCCATATCCTTATGGGTCATTAGATGAcactaatattttattaattttttacatTTTCACGATCATGATCTTTCTTAAAGTAAAAGTGTAATCTCTAATGATCTTGTTATATTTATAAATGCCCTACAAGCAATATTGTTCTATTTCTTATTATATGTAGGTTGGATCATGatcttattttttataataatatattatttttttatattaatagATATATACATGCTGTTAAAATTTTGTACagtttatattaaaaaattattttagaaaataatcaagctcatatatatatattctattctattatatctattttatattatatttttaaaatagttacaaaaagaagaaaaaactatATCTCGTGCACACACAGGTTATATATtactatatatctaaaataaaggcTCAACTTGTGCAAAGCTCTCCCTTCATCATATAGAAACCAATATTGATGATATCGATATTAATGTTCACGACTATCATTAAAGTTTATTACTTAATATACAATAAATATTAATGATAATAGTATTAATGTGCTTGGCAAtcattaatatttattatttaatatgcaACAAAAATTTAGCTATTAAAGCAATTTATTTTTGGCTATTGAagctttttatttattataatttattacatTATCATATTAcatttaaaaatagtaaaaaaaagtagaaaaacATCATACTTCGTGCATTGCCTAGGATCGATAATAATGATGCTGATACTAATGACGAGAATTTATGTATGAACACTTAGCTTGTGCAGAGTTATCTGTTCAACACGTGGATAccgatattaattatattagcaCTAATGGGCATTTCTTTTTGgtaattattaatattatttgcttaatataaaatagaaatttaactattgaaactttttatttattataatttattatattgctatgttgcattttaataattattaaaaaaatgtacCTCATGCATCATATGGGTTTTATGCTGATAGAAAGATCTATATCTAATACTTATCACATTTGCATATAGCAATATCTATTGTGGTATATTTGGTATGAACAAAATGCATAAATCTTTCTCCTTGGAAAGCCTCTTCTATGACTATTCTTCGAAAGACTCTACATGCTTTTCATCATTGGAAGAACTCGTGCTCACCAATGATTGATAATCCCCAAAAACTCTACATACTTTTAGAtatgtaaaaataaatatttttaaggatatacatgcaaataataCTTTCGAAGGTATTCAAACAATGtcacatatttaggagggtttacatacaaaatattttaattttatttttttctatttcaaccTATTTTAGCACTTGGATTTGTTTAGTGGCTGCTCCTCAAtatattttgtaaaaatattgtttaagaaaaagattgattcAACAATTAGATAACAAAAAGAGTTATGAAAGTTCTTTCatttattataaattattctACTTTATTCTTCTTCATTTATAACAACCATTACATCttatttcatcaaaatatagCTTGTAACATTTATTGTTATAGATGCATATATGAGGGCATGTATTAAAATATAGAATAGAAATAGTATCTCTTAAAGGTACACGATAGATTGTAATGATCAAGATTCTTGGTACTACTATGctcttgggtggaagaagaACATCAATCATCTCTAAGCAAAACTGTTAAAGGACTTCGAATCCTTTAGAATTATTAACAACCTTTGCGGCCATGTGGTAGAAAGCCACTTCTTATATTGTATAACTTAAGCCACTTTTTTTTGGagctttaattttttaaaagaagaaaagatctaGTATATGGGGCCCATCTTGTCACAACAATTTTAAGTCAGCCACCAATCTACACATAAGAAATTTTTCAGCTCTAAGAGATAAATATTGCAAATCTCATACGCTAAAAGATAAATATTGCAGATCTCTCACAACACTTATCtttgaataatttataaaaccAAAGGCAGGATTTGCCATCTTTGTGTAAAAAAGGATACAATGAAGGATTGTCTATAATGAAGAAGGGAGTCGAAAAATGGTTTTAATTTTGGATGAAGAAGTAAAAGAGATGGTCGAGAGAGatcaaaaaaattttcaaaaaaggtAGAGATTTTAGTTTTCAACAAGACTTGTTAACCTATTACCTGCttcagaaataaaaatataattttataattttaattaatatttaatttaaataaatataattttggctaATCGCATTTGCTGAATCGCTATGTCAAAAGTACTCatataaaaatagtattttgtGAGGGCATTCACGTAAGTATCAATTTGAAGGGCATTTATACAAATTCCAATAGTTaaaaggatatttatgcaaaaagtcaaaaaaaaattgcatatatgaaattgcatgaatactttTTGAAATtgttatttgcatgtatacccttataaatggttttttttgcatgtttacctattaagaatatttttgttattttaattttaaacagcTAACTTCTTAACGACGTTAAATATCAtgagtatatatgcaaaaagaaaaaaaaagatatacatacaaaacaagtgtttgatatatatatacatgcaaatatcaatttagaAGGGCATTCatgtaaattttaatatttaagacggtatgtatgcaaaaaaatccaaaattataatattttttgtcAAATGAACTGTgattgaaaaaataatattgttatTTCCATGTTGTCTTTATTTTCTATCACAACAACAATGAGTGTTTTAGCATTAAAAAAgattagagtaaattacaaaaactccTTTGAGGTTTACATTTATTATACTTATATCCATTAGTTTGTAAAACCTACACTTACATCGAGTTAAATTAACGGCATTACTGAATCCATTTTCTCATATAAAAAGTCAAAATTGCCTTGAAGTGATGATTAAATTATAAATAGTCTCCTAAAattagggataaattatacttaCATCCAATAGTTTGAAAAATCTATGCTTATCCCTCtgaagtttatttttatccaacatTTTAACCGATAACTTAATAGAATGTTAGCTAAACCATTAACTTTAATGGGACCAAAtgctacatcaaaaaaaaataaaaaataatcaaactaTCTTTAAGTGATGTAACATCTACCCAAGGAGGAGAATAGCCGGGAGGTACCATGGGTCCGAGCTCCCtgataaattattaaaaaagtgCCATATACCAGGAGAAAAGCAATCTAAATCTCTTAAGTAAGAGGATGCCTCTAAAATTTTCTACTGCAGAATACTAACATCAAGAGTTTTATCGCTTGAGCCATTATATTTACGGTCCAAGCCAAGCTATGAAACCACAACTAATGCACCCTCTAAAAAGAAGCATTCTCACATATGTACTAATTTAGATCCTTTAGATGATAGCCTCGCAGAGCTATTATAGCtccatatatagatatagaaaTCTTTATTCACAATGATAATATTAAGAAATTATGTATATAGTATTGAACAAGTAGAACTCAAAATCAGCTAATAATACACTGGCATCCCCAATATCAATGATGTGGTGGGTGAAAAAGCGAGAACAAAATTTGATCAAGAAGGATGAATGTTGATCGAAAAGGATGCTCGTCGTCGGATGTTGGTTGGAAAAAAAGCTTGTTGTTGGTCGCTCGTCAGAAAGGGATGCTCGTGGTAGGGTGGCAAGGTAGGAAAAAATCTCTAACCACTTAATCTCAAAGAGAAGAAGACTCTTGAAGACGTAATACTTCGAAGAGTGGAAAAGTGAAAGAGGAgccttatttttttatataagtaattttgattttttacaATAGATAAATGTTTTTACCAACGCTGTCAACTTAAATGAGTGTAAGTATAGGTTTTTACAAAATATTGGGTGTAAGTATaataaacataaacattagaAAGATTTTTGTAAGgttattttggtcatttttaatttttttctgatGTGGCTTTTGGATTCCATTAAAAGTTAACAGTTTGACTAACATTCTGCTAAGTTATGAATTGaagtatttgataaaaataaacctCAGAGGGATAAGCGTAGCTTTTTCATACTATTTGGTGTAAGTATAATTTTCCTCTAATCTTAAGGaggtttttgtaatttactcaaaaaaataaaatagtataGTTTAAGAGAAATAGTAACTTTACTAACCATGGTCAAGAATAAGTTCAATAGATTAGAGGCCTGTCATGATGGAATACTGCTGCTATTGAAATCCTGAAGAGAAATTGCAGTTTGTCACTGTAGTTCTAATTTATCTGCTGAATATTGACATGCATCACCTTCTTAGAAATGTCAGATGACAATCAACTGCCCACGGCAATAGTAAAACACCAGTTAGATGAACCAACTAAGCATCATGTTACCAATGTGTCTAATTGAACTTTCTTACATGTTCAACAACATTTTGCAATAAATTGAAGTATTATATCAAGCAATACTAGAAGAAAATCATTACAAAACAAGGTTAGTGCATAAGCAATAATGGTTAGGATTGAAGGACCACGTATCACGTGGCTGGCTCCTGCAATAACAACTTCATGTCGACTAACCTTGTTTTATAATAGCTATCTGTCAGAGATAAAATTATTTGTTGTTTTAGTATAACTTTTTATTATTTAGTATCAGCaatattagaataattttaggGATCATGTAACAACCTGCAtcactcataattttttttttttatcagcgTGATTCTGTATCAATCTATATTAGTTTTCTTTGTTAGCATAATCTTATTAAAGtgattttagggatcacatGACAACCTGTATCAtctataatatttttcattgttaGTGAGATCctatatcagcctatattatttttcatatatAGAGTCTGTACACAAGTATATATAACCCATGAGATGTACCGAACATGAAGCAATAGAGAAATAAAatcacttctctctctctcttttatttacctcttcttctctaaatatttcaacatggtatcagaacCATCGATCACATAACCTGTTGTCATCATTTCTTCTGCCTTTACTATGGTTGTTGCTATCGCTCATAAATCCTCTGTTTCTCCTGCCTCGTTTGGAAGGGTAGCCGGGGCTCTAGCCTCCACGGCTTTCAAAGCCCCCTTCTTCAAATCTGAGAGAAATATGGCCATTTCTAATTCTTCATCTTCACTGCGATAGAGAAGACATGTCAGCCCTGGCCTGCGTAGGCACTGCAGTCGCCCCTCCAGGCTACGGGCGATTCTGCTCGGGCGATGGCGATCTGGTGAGCACAGGATCCAATCTCTCCTCCTCCGGTTGTATCCATTCCTCCGTGTCGGGTAATGACATGCCGACGCCACCAGAGATAAGGAAGTTAAGCTCTATGAGCACCCGCTTCCGGTGCTCCTGTTCCTCCGTTTTAGGAAAGGACACGCCGGTGCCACCAGAGATGAGGAAGTTAAGCTCCCTGAGCACCCGTTTTCAGTGCTCATGTTCCTCTATCAAGGTGGCGGGTGGCGGCGCCCAAGGGAAACCATGGAGGTTGGTAGTGGTGGCCATAAGGCCTCCATCATAGAGGCGTTGTCGTCGGTCCACAGGTTCATCTAGGGCGATGCAGTGCTTGGACTCCATCACATCAACGGGATCCGGCCAGCGAGGTAACCGCAGTATCCTCAACTCTGGGATGGGACCAAAGCTGCCCCCGACTCCATCATCATCCAGTTCGAGGTCTCTTACTCTTCTTTTATTGTGCTTTTGTCTACGAGCATCGTCGAGCTTTAGTTGCCTTCTCTCTGAGATATGTCCTCGCTGCAACTATTATTTTCTCTGTCTTCTCGCTGCCACATCATCAGGCAAGCCAATCAGCTACATCGACAGACATGTCAGTCTGCAATATCAGTCAGACAAGTCAGTCTACTATATCGGTTTTTGAGTTGCTATGTCAACTCCTAATATGCTACATCAGCTTTTAAGCTACTACTCCAACTCTTCATCTAGTACGTTAGTTTTTCGgtactttttttttgtgctaaatttttttggtacattcaTGATCCAGTTTCCAAACTCAAGTTAGCACGTATAgtaccatcttgagtttgaggggggatgttaaaataattttagGAATCACATAACAACCTGCATCACTCATAAGATTTTTCTTTATCAGCGTAATTCTGTGTCAACCTATATTAGTTTTCTTTGTTAGCATAATCTTGTTAAAGTAATTTTAGGGATTACATGACAATTTGTATCACcaataatatttttcataattAGTGAGATCCTATAtcaatctatattttttttcatgtatGGAGTTTGTACACGAGTATATATAACCCCTAAGATATACCGAATATGAAGCAATAGAGAAATAAAatcacttttctctctctctctctctctccccccttttcttttgttttcatcttcttctccaAATATTTCAACAAGCAACTCTAATTGAAAAGCAGGGTCATATGGTGATATTTTGAGTGTAAAATTTTGAAGCTATAGATTCATTAATttgtaaatatataaaatacgaCCTTAATTGCACGTTGGCTGTCAACAGTAATTCTGGCTGAATCTCCAACATTGATGAAATAAGAATAAGAAAATATACGTTTATTATTGTTGGGAGATTACCCAAGTCACGACACCTCGGAGGTGCTcgaccgaagagcgccgaccagagaggcgctcgaccgaagagcaccgaccagagaggcgctcgattAGAAAGCGTCGACCAGGAGCAATCCCGCCACAGGACATTCCGCTAAGCGAcctgctcggctcggcacctccgctaggcccatgccttagccgaaTACCCAATCACTGCCTAATCCTCCAACAGGTCTGACAACCAAGTACGTAACTCCACTACAATCGGCCACCGTCCCTAAGTCATCAAGGCACGGAATCTCCACAGGAACTCGGCATGAACTGTCATTAATGCATAAGACCCCCTcgggcctccgatgcactcagtcattaaatgaacacagctcaagacgatctccggatcactgaaccatcacagCATATGGCTCACTCTGActaccggttcactcagcaattaatgcacttaccatctacgaaccccCGGGCCTACCATAACCGGCGGTTCAACACACCCCAATGGGCCTAACCGAccgtgacagctccctgactccggtctgatccggccttattctccacaacgTCATTAATGAGCGTGATCGCGTCCAATTATTGCAAAAGGAGACAAactcccctgtcacctcccaggtaacgctatatccctctataaaaggggggcAGGCTCTCCTCCACTACTTCACCCACagattagccccctctgacttaagcttcggagggccggcgccggagaatccggccaccggctttttttgcAGGACTACCCAGGAGGACACCGCCAGTCGGCGCACCGCCGCCCACcatcccggcagcggagctcctccccctccttggtCCGCGGCAGCCCcccggtccaatttccagcaacagttggcgctagaggaagggcccgagttgctgccatgaaactaagaagtaaaggggcttccaatgcctctcgatGTCCTCCACCTAGTcccggacactctgtccagaactcaccacctccggccgagtcaactcctcaagttcggccggagcagtttgacgcCCTGATACGGcaggtgcaggccttggctactgctgtccaaagcttgcaacccaggggtgTCCCGACGGTACCGCCCCCACCGgccccagttcaaccggagccccctacaagcgggctcCCTCTtcaaggtcaggactctcaagtgcaggcctcc is part of the Phoenix dactylifera cultivar Barhee BC4 unplaced genomic scaffold, palm_55x_up_171113_PBpolish2nd_filt_p 000064F, whole genome shotgun sequence genome and harbors:
- the LOC108511632 gene encoding uncharacterized mitochondrial protein AtMg00810-like, which encodes MVTVKTMLAVAAIKNWHLHQLDVNNAFLHGDLNEEVYMNLPPGYELQEEKGRQMADYSLFVRKNGCSYTAILVYVDDIILARNDLTYINDLKRILDARFKLKDLGTLKFFLGLEIARSSKGISISQQKYALKILEDASYLSSKPVKCPMMQNLKLSRFEGQLLEDPTVYRRLIGRLLYFTITRPDLSCSMQVLSQFMDSPRQPHLEAAYRVLRYLKATPGQALFLPSHSEDHLKTFCDADWAACQDTCRSVTGFCIFLGDSLISWKSKKQHTVF